From the Candidatus Rokuibacteriota bacterium genome, the window TCGCCGTCGCGGGCGCGCTCTGGCTCCTCTACCGGAAGACCCAGATCGGCGCCGTGGTGCGCGCCGGGGTGGACGACCGGGAGCAGGTGAACGCCACCGGCATCAACATCGACCGCCTGTTCATCATGGTTTCGGCGCTAGCGTCCTTCCTCGCCGGCATGGCGGGCGTGGTCGGCGGCGCGTTCCTTACCCTCTATCCCGGCGCCGAGTGGGAGATCCTGATCGTCGCGCTGGTCGTCGTCATCGTCGGCGGGCTCGGCAGCCTGGAGGGCGCGATGATCGGCGCGCTGATCGTCGGCCTCCTCGACGCCTACGGCCGCTGGCTGCTGCCGGAGTTTTCCTACTTCGTGCTCTTCGGGCCGATGGCGGTGCTGCTGCTCCTGCGGCCGCGGGGCCTCTTCGGCCGCGAGGCGTGAGGTGAGCGGGCTCCGCATCGCGCTCGCCCTCGGCGTGCTCGTCGCGGCGTTGTTCCTGCCGCAGGTCGCGGGCCCGTTCTGGATGGGGCTCGTGACGCAGATGTGCGTGTTCGGGCTGCTCGCGCTGGCGGTCGATCTCTTGCTCGGCCACGCCGGCCTCTTCTCGGTGGGCCACGCGTCGTTCTTCGCGATGGCGGCCTACACGACGGCCATTCTCCAGGTGCGCCACGCCGTGCCGACGGCGTTCGCCGCGCCCGCCGGCCTCCTGGCCGGCACGCTCCTGGGCGTGCTGTTCGGGCTCGCCGTCCGGACGCGCGGGGTCTACTTCATCCTGGTCACGATGGCCTTCGGCTACGTCGTATGGGGTGTGGCGCACCGGTGGTCGTCCTTCACCGGTGGCGACAATGGCGTCACCAACGTGCCGTTCCCCGCGGTCGGCCCGCTCCGCATCGAGTCGCACACGCAGTACTACTACTTCGTGCTGGCGGTCGTCGTGCTCTGCGCCCTCGGCTACCGGGTGCTCGTCCGGTCGCCGTTCGGGCTCACGTTGCGCGGGATCAAGGCCAGCGAGACGCGGATGCGGAGCCTCGGCTTCGACTCCGGCCTGCACCTCTACGCGGCCTTCGTCCTCTCCGCAGCCCTGGCCAGCTTTGCCGGCGTCCTCTACGTCTACTACAACCGCTTCGTGAACCCGGTGGCGTCGTCGGTCCCGATCTCGGTCGAGGCGGCCCTGATGGCGATCGTCGGCGGCACCGGGACCATCGTCGGGCCCTTCATCGGCTCGGTGATCATCCTCGGGCTGCGCAACTGGGTGTCGAGCTTCTTCGAGCTGTACGCCGCCGTGATGGGCCTGGTCTTCGTCGCCGCCGTGCTCTGGGCGCCGCAGGGGGTGGTCGGGCTCGCCGTCCGCCTCCGAGCGCGGGCGGCGGTGGCGATGGGGCGGTGACGATGGCGACCGCGGCGGTCGAGGTCGGCGAGCTGACCAAGGAGTTCGGCGGCCTGCGCGCCGTCGACCGGGTGTCGCTCCGCGTCGGTGCCGGCGAGCGGCGCGTGCTGATCGGCCCCAACGGCGCCGGCAAGACGACGCTCTTCCACTGCATCACCGGGACGCTCCTGCCGACGGCCGGGCGCGTGACGTTCTTCGGCCGCGACGTGACCCATCTGGCGGAGTTCCGGCGCACGGCGCTCGGCATGGGGCGGACCTTCCAGATCTCGAACGTGTTCGTCGAGCTGACGGTCCTCGAGAACCTCGTCCTCGCCGCCATCGGCACCGACCGCCGGAAGTGGGTCATGCACCGCCCCGTCGGCGCCTTCGATGGCGCGCGGCAGAAGGCGCGCGAGGGCCTGCAGCTGGTCGGCCTCGCCCACCGCGCGGAGGACTCCGTGAGGCTCCTGTCCTACGGCGAGCGCCGCCAGCTCGAGCTGGCCCTGGCGCTCACTGGCGCGCCCCGTGTGCTGTTCCTCGACGAGCCGTGCGCCGGCCTCGCGCCCGCCGAGCGCCACCGGATCTCGCGGATGATCGGCGACCTCCCGCGCGATCTGACCGTACTGATGATCGAGCACGACATGGACGTGGCGCTCGGCCTCGCCGACCGGGTGACGGTCCTCCATCGCGGCAAGGTGATCCTGGAGGGCACGCCGGGCGAGGTCCAGGCCAACCCCGAGGTCCGCGAGGTCTACTTCGGTCATGTCTGAGCCGCTTC encodes:
- a CDS encoding ABC transporter ATP-binding protein, with protein sequence MATAAVEVGELTKEFGGLRAVDRVSLRVGAGERRVLIGPNGAGKTTLFHCITGTLLPTAGRVTFFGRDVTHLAEFRRTALGMGRTFQISNVFVELTVLENLVLAAIGTDRRKWVMHRPVGAFDGARQKAREGLQLVGLAHRAEDSVRLLSYGERRQLELALALTGAPRVLFLDEPCAGLAPAERHRISRMIGDLPRDLTVLMIEHDMDVALGLADRVTVLHRGKVILEGTPGEVQANPEVREVYFGHV
- a CDS encoding branched-chain amino acid ABC transporter permease produces the protein MSGLRIALALGVLVAALFLPQVAGPFWMGLVTQMCVFGLLALAVDLLLGHAGLFSVGHASFFAMAAYTTAILQVRHAVPTAFAAPAGLLAGTLLGVLFGLAVRTRGVYFILVTMAFGYVVWGVAHRWSSFTGGDNGVTNVPFPAVGPLRIESHTQYYYFVLAVVVLCALGYRVLVRSPFGLTLRGIKASETRMRSLGFDSGLHLYAAFVLSAALASFAGVLYVYYNRFVNPVASSVPISVEAALMAIVGGTGTIVGPFIGSVIILGLRNWVSSFFELYAAVMGLVFVAAVLWAPQGVVGLAVRLRARAAVAMGR